The following are encoded together in the Dyella terrae genome:
- a CDS encoding tetratricopeptide repeat-containing diguanylate cyclase: MGAARAAVPATAEDPAPMLDRADRIKTSDHDAFLKLLSELDQRSAELSSSEQWRLRYLDAWQVAFQGRYDQALPQLTEIVNLSGDPTLQVRATATLVNILGIGRHYEDAFTRLSVLIDQLPTVKDPEARYQALGEAAQFLTFAGQYDLAIGYAQQILDDTALAGHTCQGLVFKIKALYHSGKIKGTDADFDRAIDVCHDSKQELFADGLRSERADYAIKQGHADDAVTLLLAHYGEVKSYHYPALLADFDTLLAQAYWEQGDVTQARKYANAALADAVPNEFAETRSTAYKVLYNVENRQGNPQGALEYHEKYMEADKGYLNDVSARAIAYQTVRQQLLANKMQVDALNKQNQILQLQRRLDRKDMETSRLYIALLLTVVASIAFWLWRTKRSQLRFKRLATRDSLTGVHSRQHFVDEAEIALRVAAKSTRDACLVLLDLDHFKDVNDAHGHVIGDLVLKRAVAACQHHLRRHDIFGRLGGEEFAIYMPGCSASQARERAERIRQAIAATPLWGETRHVIITASFGVASTERSGYELRQLMIDAESALFEAKRDGRNRVVYGQLGDFIVPATSADPTEAPDAIGDVANHAYGAHRP; the protein is encoded by the coding sequence GTGGGTGCGGCCCGCGCGGCCGTGCCTGCCACCGCAGAAGACCCGGCGCCCATGCTGGACCGGGCCGATCGCATCAAGACTTCCGACCACGATGCCTTTCTCAAGCTGCTGAGCGAACTCGACCAGCGCAGCGCCGAATTGTCGTCATCCGAGCAATGGCGGCTGCGCTATCTGGATGCCTGGCAGGTGGCTTTCCAGGGCCGCTACGACCAAGCCCTGCCGCAGCTCACCGAAATCGTCAACCTGTCGGGCGACCCGACCCTGCAGGTACGCGCCACGGCCACGCTGGTCAATATCCTCGGCATCGGCCGGCACTATGAGGATGCCTTCACGCGACTGAGCGTGCTGATTGACCAGTTGCCAACCGTAAAAGACCCCGAGGCCCGCTATCAGGCCCTGGGCGAAGCCGCGCAGTTCCTGACCTTCGCGGGCCAGTACGATCTGGCCATCGGTTACGCGCAGCAGATCCTCGACGACACGGCTTTGGCCGGGCACACATGCCAGGGCCTCGTCTTCAAGATCAAGGCGCTGTATCACAGCGGCAAGATCAAAGGCACCGACGCCGATTTCGACCGCGCCATCGACGTTTGCCACGACAGCAAGCAGGAGCTTTTCGCCGATGGGCTGCGTAGCGAGCGCGCCGACTATGCGATCAAGCAGGGCCATGCCGACGATGCCGTCACGCTGCTCCTTGCCCACTACGGCGAAGTGAAGTCGTACCACTATCCTGCACTGCTCGCGGACTTCGACACCTTGCTCGCCCAGGCCTACTGGGAGCAAGGGGACGTGACGCAAGCACGCAAGTATGCCAACGCTGCACTTGCCGACGCCGTTCCCAACGAGTTCGCCGAGACACGCAGCACGGCGTACAAAGTGCTCTACAACGTGGAGAACCGGCAGGGTAACCCGCAGGGTGCGCTGGAGTACCACGAGAAGTACATGGAAGCCGACAAGGGCTACCTCAACGACGTCTCGGCTCGCGCCATCGCCTATCAAACAGTCAGGCAACAACTGCTGGCGAACAAGATGCAAGTCGACGCGCTCAACAAGCAGAACCAGATCCTGCAGCTTCAGCGCCGACTCGACCGCAAGGACATGGAAACCAGCCGGCTGTACATCGCCCTGCTGCTGACCGTCGTGGCCTCCATCGCTTTCTGGCTATGGCGCACCAAGCGCTCGCAACTGCGTTTCAAGCGTTTGGCCACGCGCGACAGCCTTACGGGTGTGCACAGCCGCCAACATTTTGTCGACGAAGCGGAGATCGCCCTGCGCGTCGCGGCCAAATCCACCCGCGATGCCTGCCTGGTCCTGCTGGATCTGGACCACTTCAAGGACGTGAACGACGCGCACGGCCACGTCATTGGCGACCTGGTGCTCAAGCGCGCCGTCGCTGCATGCCAGCACCATCTGCGCCGCCACGATATCTTCGGACGCCTTGGCGGCGAGGAGTTCGCCATCTACATGCCCGGCTGCAGCGCCTCACAGGCCCGCGAACGCGCGGAGCGTATCCGCCAGGCCATCGCCGCCACACCGCTGTGGGGTGAAACCCGCCACGTGATCATCACCGCAAGCTTCGGCGTGGCGTCGACCGAACGGAGTGGCTACGAACTTCGCCAGCTGATGATCGACGCAGAAAGCGCACTGTTCGAGGCGAAGCGCGATGGCCGCAATCGGGTGGTGTATGGGCAACTCGGCGACTTCATCGTGCCGGCGACGTCGGCCGATCCGACCGAGGCGCCTGACGCGATCGGCGATGTGGCGAATCACGCCTATGGCGCCCATCGGCCCTGA
- a CDS encoding alpha/beta fold hydrolase translates to MESRLSTYRFLKVRSHRMAYRTCGREDGAPIMLIHAFASQSDSWKDTASALAHAGFRVIAPDLRGHGRSERTSTYALMDFEQDLIALLDALNLSQLSLLGHSLGGHLALKLATHQPGRIRRVVVEATPVPPQDAADAAAIASAQPGPAWRRSLQLVGLGRLLRLVFLRRFDLRATRSVLPELRAPMPDWWRRLATLQTPCLLLAGHDDGLVTKRLPLLAARLPQATARSLGVGHRLHSEHTEAFLTEVLPFLGAADHAN, encoded by the coding sequence ATGGAAAGCCGCCTGTCGACCTATCGATTCCTGAAAGTGCGCAGCCATCGCATGGCTTACCGCACCTGCGGTCGCGAGGATGGCGCGCCGATCATGCTGATCCACGCTTTTGCCAGCCAGTCCGATAGTTGGAAGGACACGGCCTCTGCGCTGGCCCACGCAGGTTTCCGGGTCATCGCACCCGACCTGCGCGGCCATGGGCGCAGCGAGCGGACGTCCACCTATGCGCTCATGGATTTCGAGCAGGACCTGATCGCCTTGCTCGACGCGCTGAACCTGTCACAGCTGAGCCTGCTCGGCCATTCGCTGGGAGGCCATCTCGCGCTCAAGCTGGCGACACACCAGCCGGGGCGCATCCGGCGAGTGGTCGTGGAGGCAACGCCCGTGCCACCGCAGGATGCCGCCGATGCGGCCGCCATTGCCTCGGCACAACCGGGGCCAGCATGGCGACGCTCGCTGCAGCTTGTGGGCCTGGGTCGCCTGCTGCGCCTCGTTTTCTTGCGACGCTTCGATCTGCGTGCGACACGCTCTGTGCTGCCGGAACTGCGTGCACCTATGCCCGATTGGTGGCGTCGTCTCGCCACTTTGCAAACGCCTTGCCTGCTACTGGCGGGCCACGACGATGGCCTCGTCACGAAACGCCTTCCGCTACTGGCCGCCCGGCTACCCCAGGCAACCGCCCGATCATTGGGGGTTGGACACCGACTGCATAGCGAACACACGGAGGCCTTTCTCACTGAGGTGCTGCCTTTCCTCGGTGCCGCCGACCATGCCAACTGA
- a CDS encoding fumarylacetoacetate hydrolase family protein, which produces MRFMRFEQHDRVGLAVDAGDGWRGRFIDEDGIPADVSAIAASEERARLALVERLREGFAVDTNQVRYLPPSANPGKIICLGLNYRDHAREFDSPPPAYPTLFARFVSSLIGHGQPLVRPRVSDKFDYEGELVLILGRGGKHIAQEDALDHVFGYSVFNDGSIRDYQLRTSQWTVGKNFDGTGAFGPWVVTADELPPGATGLTLETRLNGEVMQHASTSDMIFGVAQTIAIISEGMTLDAGDVIVMGTPSGVGYGRKPPVYMKPGDVCEVSIERIATLRNAVVQEA; this is translated from the coding sequence ATGCGATTCATGCGCTTTGAGCAGCACGATCGGGTTGGCCTGGCCGTCGATGCGGGTGATGGCTGGCGTGGGCGTTTCATTGATGAGGATGGCATCCCAGCCGATGTCAGCGCCATCGCAGCGAGCGAAGAGCGTGCGCGCTTGGCGCTGGTCGAACGCCTGCGTGAAGGCTTTGCCGTCGATACGAACCAGGTGCGTTACCTGCCGCCGAGCGCGAACCCGGGCAAGATCATCTGCCTGGGGCTCAACTATCGCGATCACGCGCGGGAATTCGACTCACCGCCGCCCGCCTACCCCACGTTGTTCGCTCGCTTTGTATCGAGCCTTATCGGGCATGGCCAGCCGCTGGTTCGTCCGCGTGTGTCGGACAAATTCGATTACGAGGGCGAGCTGGTGCTGATCCTCGGTCGTGGCGGCAAGCACATTGCCCAGGAAGACGCGCTCGATCACGTATTCGGTTACAGCGTCTTCAACGATGGCTCGATCCGCGACTACCAACTGCGTACGTCGCAATGGACCGTCGGCAAGAACTTCGACGGCACCGGCGCATTCGGCCCGTGGGTAGTGACGGCCGACGAACTGCCGCCCGGCGCCACCGGACTGACGCTGGAAACGCGCCTCAATGGCGAAGTGATGCAGCACGCGTCCACCAGCGACATGATCTTTGGCGTTGCACAGACCATTGCCATCATCAGCGAAGGCATGACGCTCGATGCCGGCGATGTGATCGTCATGGGGACGCCATCGGGCGTGGGCTACGGGCGCAAGCCGCCGGTCTACATGAAGCCCGGCGACGTTTGTGAGGTGTCCATTGAGCGCATCGCCACCTTACGTAACGCAGTAGTGCAAGAGGCGTGA
- a CDS encoding S53 family peptidase, whose amino-acid sequence MSTTTARRHHWPLANEATYLGPHEGTEPMDVTIVMRHRGGQHPSPAAWPHKPALRREDFGTQWGADPADAEIIRKFASEHGLTETSSALNRRVMHLRGTPQQLQQAFGVQLGRYQMPDGGPELIGCHLPPSLPGTISSSVIAVLGLDARPIARPHFRRPSAKPATTYTPPQLGSIYQFPASVDGTGQTVAVIELGGGFTQSDFTQYMQSLGVKAPTVTVVSVQGGTSQPGGDADGEVMLDVEVIGALAPGANIAVYFAPNTDQGFYEAISQAAHDTTNHPSVMSISWGGPEDGWSASSLSAMQSALQDAAALGVTITVACGDSGFTDGESDNQPHVDFPASSPYALACGGTSLAASGTSITSETVWNDLASNEGATGGGVSASFALPTWQQSSNVPAGANGFVGRGVPDVAGDADPNTGYQVLVDGQSQVIGGTSAVAPLWAALIARFNQQLGQNVGDPHEAFYAIGTAAFRDITQGNNGKFAAAKGWDACTGLGTPKGQTLLDALTQLKTTGSGSSPTTPPKHGKPTKKPTKK is encoded by the coding sequence ATGAGCACGACCACCGCCCGCCGTCATCACTGGCCGCTCGCCAACGAGGCCACGTACCTGGGACCGCACGAAGGAACGGAACCCATGGACGTCACCATCGTCATGCGGCACCGCGGTGGTCAACACCCTTCGCCCGCGGCGTGGCCGCACAAGCCTGCGCTGCGCCGTGAAGATTTCGGCACCCAATGGGGCGCGGACCCGGCGGACGCGGAAATCATCCGTAAGTTCGCAAGCGAACATGGCCTGACCGAGACAAGCTCCGCACTCAATCGCCGCGTGATGCATCTGCGTGGTACGCCACAGCAATTGCAGCAGGCGTTCGGCGTGCAACTGGGCCGTTACCAGATGCCGGACGGCGGCCCCGAATTGATCGGTTGCCATCTTCCGCCGTCTCTCCCCGGCACGATCTCGTCATCCGTCATCGCCGTGCTCGGCCTGGACGCGCGGCCGATCGCACGCCCGCATTTTCGCCGCCCCTCCGCCAAGCCGGCCACCACGTACACGCCACCGCAACTGGGCTCGATCTACCAGTTTCCGGCGAGCGTCGATGGCACGGGGCAAACGGTGGCAGTGATCGAACTCGGCGGCGGTTTTACGCAGAGCGACTTCACGCAGTACATGCAATCGCTGGGCGTGAAGGCGCCCACGGTGACGGTGGTATCCGTGCAGGGCGGCACCAGCCAGCCCGGTGGTGATGCCGATGGTGAAGTGATGCTCGACGTGGAAGTGATCGGCGCGCTCGCACCGGGCGCCAACATCGCCGTGTATTTCGCACCGAATACCGACCAGGGTTTCTACGAGGCCATCTCGCAGGCGGCGCACGACACCACCAATCACCCGTCAGTCATGTCGATCAGTTGGGGCGGCCCGGAAGACGGCTGGTCCGCTTCATCGCTGAGCGCGATGCAGAGCGCGCTGCAGGATGCCGCTGCGCTCGGTGTCACCATCACGGTGGCGTGCGGTGACAGTGGCTTCACTGATGGCGAGAGCGATAACCAGCCGCACGTGGATTTCCCTGCGTCCAGCCCGTACGCGCTGGCTTGCGGCGGCACCTCGCTGGCCGCCAGTGGCACCAGCATCACCAGCGAAACCGTGTGGAACGATCTGGCCAGCAACGAAGGCGCCACGGGCGGCGGCGTCAGCGCGAGTTTCGCCTTGCCCACCTGGCAACAATCGTCCAACGTGCCTGCAGGCGCCAACGGCTTCGTGGGCCGCGGTGTGCCCGATGTCGCCGGTGATGCCGATCCGAACACCGGCTACCAGGTACTGGTGGATGGACAGAGCCAGGTGATTGGTGGCACCAGTGCCGTCGCACCGTTGTGGGCCGCGCTGATTGCGCGCTTCAACCAGCAACTGGGGCAGAACGTAGGCGATCCGCACGAAGCGTTCTACGCCATCGGTACCGCTGCTTTCCGCGACATCACGCAGGGCAACAACGGCAAGTTCGCAGCCGCCAAGGGCTGGGACGCATGCACGGGCCTGGGCACGCCCAAGGGCCAGACGCTGCTCGATGCGCTGACCCAACTGAAGACCACGGGTAGCGGCAGCTCGCCCACTACGCCCCCCAAGCATGGCAAGCCCACCAAGAAGCCTACGAAGAAGTGA